The Nitrospira sp. genomic sequence TCGCGCACGCGCGACCTGCTTGAGGAAATGTTGAATGTTCGATTGTGAATGTCGATTGCAACGTTACCTATCCGCCCTCTCACAATTTTCATGAAGCGCTCATCTCTACACGACCGGCACACCGCACTTGGGGCCGTCTTCAGCGAGGTTGCCGGCTGGACAATGCCGAAGCACTATGGCCACTCTGACGCTGAGTACAAGGCCGTGCGAAACAGCGTTGGTATCGCCGACCTGTCGCACCGCGGCCGGCTCAACGTCGTCGGTGACGACCGCGTAAAATGGCTGCAGGGAATCATTAGCAACGATCTCCTGCCGTTGAAGCCAGGCCAGGGCCTCTACTCCAGCTTTCTCAACCACAAGGGTCGGATGCTGACCTACTTCCGCGTGTATTTACTCGCTGAATCGCTGCTCGTTGAAGACGTGGGTGAAATCGGCGAAGTGACGCTGCAGGCATTCAAAAAATTTCTACTCTACGGCACCAAAGCCAAGATGGAAAGCTGGGCCGACTCCCGTGGACTCTTACTGGTCAGTGGTTCAAAGGCCGCCGAGCTGATCAAGGCTGCCTTCGGTGCCGACGTAACCGGTCTGAAACCGATTTCCTGCCTCCCCTATGAAATCACCGGGCAGCAAGGGCTATTCCTGAGGACAGAAGAAACTGGCGAAATGGATGTGGAACTTTTGCTGCCGTCAGATGGTTTGGCCGCAGCGTGGGATCAGTTGCTCAAGGCCGGTGCGTCAATGGGCGTGCAGGCCTTTGGAACCGACACACACAACGTCCTACGCCTGGAAGCAGGCCTCCCCATGGCCGGTCATGACATCACAGATGAAATTGTCCCGCACGAGGCCAATCTTGAGGGCAAAGCC encodes the following:
- a CDS encoding aminomethyl transferase family protein, with protein sequence MKRSSLHDRHTALGAVFSEVAGWTMPKHYGHSDAEYKAVRNSVGIADLSHRGRLNVVGDDRVKWLQGIISNDLLPLKPGQGLYSSFLNHKGRMLTYFRVYLLAESLLVEDVGEIGEVTLQAFKKFLLYGTKAKMESWADSRGLLLVSGSKAAELIKAAFGADVTGLKPISCLPYEITGQQGLFLRTEETGEMDVELLLPSDGLAAAWDQLLKAGASMGVQAFGTDTHNVLRLEAGLPMAGHDITDEIVPHEANLEGKAFSLSKGCYPGQELIARMDTYHSVRRHLAGLTLSNAEIPSKGDRLFSGDREVGWISSAVQSLATGSVIALGFPLKDFCAPNTVLEVEHDGRRYQATVHALPFYTRR